Part of the Salvelinus sp. IW2-2015 linkage group LG7, ASM291031v2, whole genome shotgun sequence genome, TCTTCTTTTTAACTGTGTGGATGAAAAAGTTAGCCATACTACTGTTGTAATCAGAATGGATGTGGGTGGAGAACTTTGTGTAGATATATGACTCCGCACGACAGAAAAGATAAAACCAAAAATGCAATTTTGAGAAACTTaagtttttcatttattttcaaaCACTTGATGGCATGTCACTCCAAATGGCGTGTCATTTAAACCAATAAAGGCAAACAAACTTTTCATGGAAAAGCTTTTTTCTTTACAAAACCTTTTGTGGAATACACAAAAGTTCTTTATGAAAGGTGTATCTTCGAAGTTACAATGAACTTTTTAACATATTCTTTGAACATTGAATACTGTCTTATCAATGACATTGATTTGACATAATCCTAACATGATTTACATTTAGTGTAGATCCATTGGATCCATTTGTGTGATAATATAGCTACATCAtcaaattgatacattttatcATTCAGTGACAATCCATTGTAAAGAGTTTGACAAATTCTAACAAACAGGTGGTTACAGATACAAACAGTAACAACTCAACATGGGTTAGAAATACAATACAAGTATGTTATTACAATAATTTAACTCTGTACTGTCAAacgataaaataaaataagagaaACACTGTTATTAAATCAGtgtacattttcaaatacataGTATGTATCCATTCCAGACCAATCTGAATCATTTCATAGAATCCTTCCTTTCAAAGGAATACTGGCGAAACATGCCCTTTCTTCATCTGGATGAAGACTTATGACATAGCATCTCTTGCCAAATGCAGAAGAAGTAGACCTCCTTCACTCCGAACACCACTGTCCATGCCTGTCAAAACATAGACTGGCCTGTCTAATTCCGTTTGTCTGACATGAAAAGGTCTGAAGTGTTGCCTGAAGTAGATTATTCTGAAGTGGAGGCCCTGGTTGCTCTACCAGGGCCTCCAGAGTGGATGGGAGATGGGTCTCAGCACACCCTTGGTGGTGGCCTGGTGGACTGGGGAGCCCAGCGGGGAGAGGGACCTGGGAGCCTGGctatgttggctggatgtctgcAGGCTGTGGAAGTGGCTCAGCAGCCTGCTGTGGGACTGTGTCTTCACCTCACACTGCAACAGGAAGCTGACAGCCTCCTGCACACAGTGAGAGTAGCCCCCATTGGCTGCCACGGTGGAGGAACTTCCTGCCTGCTGCTGTCGGCTCAGGAAATAGACGGTCATCTCCAAGATGTCAGCCTTCTCCTGCTTGGAGTCAGGCTTCTGCAGGAGGAACTCGGGACCCAGGAGGGACTTGAGCTGCTCGATGCTAGTGTTGATGCGATCCCTGCGCATCTTCTCCACAGCTGGCTTCTTTACCTGCACAAAGAGAAAACAAGGAACAGTTTAGTCAACTTGCCATGTATAATTAACAGCAATAGAATAAGattgaaatgtactgtatgtatgtattcaaAGCATTTGTTTACCTTAGTAAGTGAGAGGAGCTGCTCAGAGTAGGTAATCTGTCTAGTCATTGTTGGTGCCATGGCTGTGGCAGTAGTAGTTCTGTTGAGCTGAAGTCTCAGTAAAGAGCCAATTGGATATGTGCCGTCTTCCCTCTGGTTCTCCCTCCTATTTATACTCCTAAATCTCCATATGAATGTGTGGGTCTTGGGCTTGTTGGAGTTTCTCACAGCCTGGAGCCAATGGGAGGGCTGGGAGGGGCATTGCGAGATCCCGGGCTGCCACATGCTCAATGAAGTGTTTATTGTTGGGAGGACAAAGAGTGTGCCTCTAGGGAGCAGGTtgatagagcacacaaaaaactatacataccttggcctaaacatcagctccacaggtaacttccacaaagctgtgaacgatctgagagacaaggcaagaagggcattctatgccatcaaaacgAACATACAATTTGACATGCCAATTAGGATCTCGCTAAAAAagcttgaatcagttatagaacccattgccctttatgattGTGaggtcaccaaccaagaattcacaaaatgggacaaacaccaaattgagactctgcatgcagaattctgcaaaaatatcctccgtgtacaacgtaaataatggatgcagagcagaattaggccgacacCCACTAAATATCAAAATCTAGAAAAGAGACGATAAATTCTACaagcacctaaaaggaagcgatttccaaaccttccataacaaagccatcaccaacagagagatgaacctagagaagagtcccctaagcaagctggtcctggggctctgttcacaaacacaaacagaccccacagagcccagaacAGCAACACTGTTAGACCCCAAAAAATKatgagaaaacaaaatgataattacttgacacattggaatgaatgaacaaaaaaacagagcaaactataatgctatttggtcctaaacaaAGTTTACacggtggcagaatacctgaccactgtgagcatagccttgctattgagaaaggcctccTTTGgcaaacctggctctcaagagaagacaggctatgtgcacactgcctataaaatgaggtggaaactgagctgcacttcctaacctcctgccaaatgtatgaccatttaAGAGAgagatatttccctcagattacacagatccacaaagaattcgaaaacaaacccgattttgataaactcccatatctactgaaggtgaaataccacagtgtgccaatcacagcagcaagatatgtgacctgttgccacaagaaaagggcaaccagtgaagaacaaacaccattgtaaataccacccctatttatgtttatttattttcccttttgtactttaaccatttgcacattgttacaaccctgtatgacatttgtaatgtctttattcttttggaacttctgtgagtgtaatgtttactgttcatttttattgtttatttcacttttgtatattatctacttcacttgctttggcaatgttaacatatgtttcccatgccaataaagccccttgaattgaattgaatagatggggagggagaggaaggctgGGAGGGACAGGCACGG contains:
- the LOC111966303 gene encoding transcription factor HES-5; this encodes MAPTMTRQITYSEQLLSLTKVKKPAVEKMRRDRINTSIEQLKSLLGPEFLLQKPDSKQEKADILEMTVYFLSRQQQAGSSSTVAANGGYSHCVQEAVSFLLQCEVKTQSHSRLLSHFHSLQTSSQHSQAPRSLSPLGSPVHQATTKGVLRPISHPLWRPW